A single region of the Melioribacteraceae bacterium 4301-Me genome encodes:
- the lpxA gene encoding acyl-ACP--UDP-N-acetylglucosamine O-acyltransferase yields MTDIHPTAIVSPHAILGENVTIGPYAVIYDDVVIGNDCKIGPHAVIYDGARIGNRVKIFQGASIANIPQDLKFKGDQMTYFYIGDDTIIREFATLHRGTNATGKSSIGKNTLIMAYAHVAHDCYIGNNCIIVNSVQIGGHVTIEDWAIIGGSTPVHQFCKVGQHAMVGGGYKVSSDVPPYVLAGREPLRYEGLNIVGLKRRGFTTEDINTLKKAYQILYDSGLLFSDAKEKLRNEYSDNPLVQNIVKFLDNSTRSIIRK; encoded by the coding sequence ATGACTGATATTCACCCTACCGCAATTGTAAGTCCCCATGCAATTTTAGGTGAAAATGTTACCATAGGACCATATGCAGTAATCTATGATGATGTGGTAATTGGCAATGATTGCAAGATTGGTCCACACGCTGTAATTTATGATGGCGCCAGAATTGGAAATCGAGTGAAAATATTTCAAGGAGCTTCAATTGCAAACATACCACAGGACCTAAAATTCAAGGGCGACCAAATGACTTACTTTTACATTGGTGATGACACTATCATTAGAGAATTTGCTACTTTACATCGTGGTACTAACGCAACAGGTAAATCTTCAATTGGAAAAAATACTTTAATTATGGCTTATGCACATGTTGCACATGATTGTTACATAGGCAATAACTGTATTATTGTAAACAGTGTACAGATAGGTGGACATGTAACCATTGAGGATTGGGCAATTATAGGAGGGTCGACCCCAGTGCATCAATTTTGCAAAGTTGGTCAACATGCAATGGTCGGCGGCGGATACAAAGTTTCATCTGACGTTCCACCTTATGTGCTTGCCGGAAGAGAACCGCTTCGTTATGAGGGACTTAACATTGTTGGTCTAAAAAGAAGAGGCTTTACCACCGAGGATATAAACACCTTAAAAAAAGCTTATCAGATTCTATACGATTCAGGACTGCTGTTCTCAGATGCAAAAGAAAAACTCCGAAATGAATACTCAGATAACCCGCTGGTACAAAATATTGTAAAATTTTTAGATAACAGCACAAGAAGTATCATACGAAAATGA
- the rfaE1 gene encoding D-glycero-beta-D-manno-heptose-7-phosphate kinase, whose product MMLNISIKKLEQLKKKFIGKKIAVVGDMMLDGYFWGGVKRISPEAPVPIVEIDNEIFRFGGAMNVANNILSLGATPIPIGLIGDDNDGKIFKQLLKEKNIIPDAIITEKGRPTTTKTRVIADNQHIVRIDKEKTHPIKLATEKKIMNFLTDIINDLDAIILEDYNKGVLTKSLIQSVIKLANQKNIIITVDPKFDNFFEYKNVTVFKPNRKETEDAFGIRIVTNEDITNAGKRILEILKSKYVILTLGEKGLAIFENGKSERKISTKARKVADVSGAGDTVISTLTVALAAGADIYQASYLANFAAGIVCQEVGIVPIELDALFNAVKSELK is encoded by the coding sequence ATGATGCTAAACATTTCAATCAAAAAACTAGAACAGCTTAAAAAAAAATTTATTGGGAAAAAAATTGCCGTAGTTGGAGATATGATGTTAGATGGGTATTTCTGGGGCGGCGTAAAAAGAATTTCACCTGAAGCTCCAGTTCCTATTGTAGAAATAGACAATGAAATCTTTCGTTTTGGCGGAGCTATGAACGTAGCAAATAATATCTTATCACTTGGGGCTACACCAATACCAATTGGATTAATTGGTGATGACAACGACGGCAAAATTTTTAAACAACTGCTTAAAGAAAAAAATATAATTCCTGACGCAATAATAACAGAAAAAGGTAGACCAACTACAACTAAGACAAGAGTTATAGCCGATAACCAGCACATCGTAAGAATTGACAAAGAAAAAACACACCCAATAAAATTGGCTACTGAAAAGAAAATTATGAACTTCTTAACAGACATTATAAATGATTTAGATGCTATTATTTTAGAAGATTATAACAAAGGCGTGCTGACAAAAAGTTTAATACAAAGTGTAATTAAATTGGCTAATCAAAAAAACATTATTATAACTGTCGACCCCAAATTTGATAACTTCTTTGAGTATAAAAATGTTACAGTCTTCAAGCCTAATAGGAAGGAAACAGAAGACGCTTTTGGAATACGAATAGTAACAAATGAAGACATAACTAATGCCGGGAAAAGAATTCTTGAAATACTAAAATCAAAATATGTTATTTTAACATTAGGCGAAAAAGGATTGGCAATATTTGAAAACGGGAAATCTGAGAGGAAAATTTCCACTAAAGCAAGGAAAGTTGCAGATGTTTCCGGTGCCGGTGACACAGTTATTTCCACACTTACAGTTGCTTTGGCCGCTGGAGCAGATATATACCAAGCTTCCTACTTGGCCAATTTTGCAGCTGGTATTGTATGCCAAGAAGTTGGTATTGTGCCAATTGAATTAGATGCTTTATTTAATGCTGTTAAATCGGAATTAAAATGA
- the lpxD gene encoding UDP-3-O-(3-hydroxymyristoyl)glucosamine N-acyltransferase: MKITLKEAADLVGGNLIGDPNLEITNVAKIEEAKKGDLTFLYLSKYEKYLPTTKASAVLIKPDFNKSNKNTNYIEVDNPNAALQKIIVTYFKPELKISGIDPSAYIDKSAKIGRNVKIGKNVVISENCIVNDNTIILHNSVLMENVKIGENCIIYPNVTIRENCILGNNVIVHSGTVIGSDGFGYIQDEGKKYNKVPQIGNVILEDDVELGSNVSIDRATLGSTIIKRGTKIDNLVQVAHNVLIGENTVISAQVGISGSTKIGNQCVIAGQAGFVGHIEIADNVLIGAQSGVSKSITKAGKYRGTPIEELNSQLKYEAHIRNLPFYSEKIKKLEEKIAFLEAKISELARREKN, translated from the coding sequence ATGAAAATAACATTAAAAGAAGCCGCCGATTTAGTCGGCGGCAATCTTATTGGCGACCCAAACTTAGAGATAACTAACGTCGCCAAAATTGAAGAAGCAAAAAAAGGCGACCTCACTTTCCTATACCTATCCAAATATGAAAAATATTTACCCACAACTAAGGCAAGCGCTGTTCTAATTAAACCGGATTTTAACAAATCAAATAAAAACACTAATTATATTGAGGTCGATAACCCTAACGCTGCCCTTCAAAAAATTATAGTTACTTACTTCAAGCCGGAATTAAAAATTTCAGGCATCGACCCATCCGCTTATATCGATAAATCTGCTAAAATTGGTAGAAATGTAAAAATTGGTAAAAATGTGGTTATAAGCGAAAATTGCATAGTAAATGATAACACTATTATTCTGCACAATAGTGTATTAATGGAAAATGTTAAAATTGGTGAAAACTGCATAATCTACCCAAATGTAACTATAAGAGAAAATTGCATATTGGGTAATAATGTTATTGTTCATTCGGGAACTGTTATTGGGTCTGACGGCTTTGGTTATATTCAAGACGAGGGAAAAAAATATAATAAAGTTCCACAAATTGGCAATGTAATTTTAGAAGATGATGTTGAACTTGGCTCGAATGTATCAATTGATAGAGCTACCTTAGGTTCAACAATAATAAAAAGAGGCACTAAGATTGACAACTTAGTCCAAGTAGCACATAATGTATTGATTGGTGAAAACACTGTAATTTCTGCTCAGGTTGGAATTTCTGGAAGTACAAAAATTGGCAATCAATGCGTTATTGCAGGTCAAGCCGGATTTGTGGGCCACATAGAAATAGCAGATAACGTATTAATTGGTGCACAATCAGGAGTTTCAAAATCAATAACCAAAGCTGGGAAATACAGAGGTACCCCAATAGAAGAATTAAACTCTCAACTAAAATATGAAGCACATATAAGAAATTTGCCCTTCTATTCCGAAAAGATTAAAAAATTAGAAGAAAAAATTGCATTTTTAGAAGCAAAAATTTCAGAATTAGCAAGAAGGGAAAAAAATTAA
- a CDS encoding bifunctional UDP-3-O-[3-hydroxymyristoyl] N-acetylglucosamine deacetylase/3-hydroxyacyl-ACP dehydratase yields the protein MLELQRTIGKAVSISGIGLHTGTQCTLTFKPAPENYGIRFVRVDLGGRPEIPANVDYVIDISRGTTLGLGDAKVHTVEHVLAAIVGLQIDNIIIELDGIEPPVGDGSAMPFVEKLLEAGFVTQDAPKDYLYIDQTVIYHSEEDHTIIDIAALPLDGYRITLMVDYQNPALGSQHTGLFDLEKEFVKDFAPARTFCFLSEVEMLAEKGLIKGGTLDNAVVIVDHSYEEERLKKLQKKLNLKELPKVGSTGILNDTPLRFKNEPARHKLLDMLGDLALIGVPIKAQVLAARPGHKANVEFAKKIRALYQQKKLVRKYQFVKKEGVVFDANAIQRILPHRYPFLMVDKIVELELEKKVVGIKSVTINEPFFQGHFPTQPVMPGVLILEAMAQVGGILLLNTYFNLENKLVYFMSINNAKFRKPVTPGDQLILEAEIISKKSKYYSIKGSAFVENNLVAEAEFMAAVVDNENKSQNNNNK from the coding sequence ATGTTAGAACTACAACGAACTATTGGTAAAGCTGTTTCAATATCTGGGATTGGCTTGCATACAGGTACACAATGCACCCTCACCTTTAAACCAGCACCAGAAAATTACGGGATTAGATTTGTTAGAGTAGACTTGGGCGGCAGACCTGAAATACCAGCAAATGTAGATTATGTAATTGATATATCAAGAGGAACTACTTTAGGACTTGGAGATGCCAAGGTTCATACAGTAGAACACGTTCTCGCTGCAATTGTTGGGCTTCAAATAGATAATATCATAATTGAACTTGACGGCATTGAACCACCAGTCGGCGATGGAAGCGCAATGCCTTTCGTTGAAAAGTTATTAGAAGCTGGTTTTGTTACTCAAGATGCACCAAAAGATTATCTTTATATTGACCAAACAGTAATTTACCATAGTGAAGAGGACCACACTATAATTGATATTGCAGCTCTGCCTTTAGACGGCTACAGAATTACACTTATGGTCGACTATCAAAACCCGGCTTTAGGAAGCCAGCATACTGGTTTATTTGACCTGGAAAAAGAGTTTGTTAAAGATTTCGCACCTGCAAGAACATTTTGCTTTTTAAGCGAAGTAGAGATGCTTGCAGAAAAAGGTTTAATAAAAGGCGGCACTTTAGATAATGCTGTTGTAATTGTTGACCATTCTTATGAAGAAGAAAGACTTAAAAAACTTCAAAAAAAATTAAATCTCAAAGAACTGCCAAAAGTTGGCTCAACAGGTATATTAAATGATACACCCCTTCGATTTAAAAACGAACCAGCCCGTCACAAACTATTAGATATGCTTGGCGACTTAGCTTTAATTGGTGTGCCTATTAAAGCACAGGTTCTTGCTGCAAGACCAGGTCACAAAGCCAACGTAGAATTTGCTAAAAAGATAAGAGCACTTTATCAACAAAAAAAGTTAGTAAGAAAATACCAATTCGTAAAAAAAGAAGGTGTCGTATTCGACGCTAATGCTATTCAGAGAATTCTTCCTCACCGTTATCCGTTCTTAATGGTGGACAAAATTGTTGAGCTCGAACTTGAAAAAAAAGTTGTAGGAATTAAATCTGTTACAATAAATGAACCTTTTTTCCAGGGGCATTTCCCTACTCAACCGGTGATGCCTGGCGTTTTAATTTTAGAAGCCATGGCGCAAGTTGGCGGAATTTTATTGCTTAATACTTATTTTAATTTAGAAAATAAACTCGTTTACTTCATGAGCATCAACAATGCCAAATTTAGAAAACCCGTTACACCTGGTGATCAGCTTATCTTGGAAGCAGAGATTATAAGTAAAAAAAGCAAGTATTATTCTATTAAAGGCAGTGCTTTTGTCGAAAACAACCTCGTTGCCGAAGCAGAATTTATGGCCGCTGTAGTTGACAATGAAAATAAATCACAAAACAATAATAACAAATGA
- a CDS encoding OmpH family outer membrane protein yields MKTKTIFLTIFILIFCSATGLAQLKIGYVDSDTIMKQLPDAQDTQRKLDAIIKEWQEELNKMEKDWKTKYDDYQRRKLVLSEQKRAEIEKELVNMEDQINKFRQDKFGVKGELFQKQEELMKPIQNRIFNAIQEVAKEGDYDFIFDRSGDIMFLYAKEQYDVTNLVLEKLK; encoded by the coding sequence ATGAAAACCAAAACCATATTTTTAACTATCTTTATATTAATTTTTTGTTCTGCAACAGGCTTAGCACAACTAAAAATCGGTTATGTCGATTCCGACACTATAATGAAACAATTACCCGATGCTCAAGACACACAACGAAAATTAGATGCTATTATTAAAGAGTGGCAGGAAGAACTTAATAAAATGGAAAAAGACTGGAAAACTAAATATGATGATTACCAAAGAAGAAAACTTGTCCTAAGCGAACAAAAAAGAGCAGAAATTGAAAAGGAACTTGTAAATATGGAAGACCAAATAAATAAATTTAGACAAGATAAGTTTGGTGTTAAAGGTGAACTTTTCCAGAAACAAGAAGAACTAATGAAACCCATTCAAAACAGAATTTTTAATGCAATTCAAGAAGTAGCCAAAGAAGGCGACTACGACTTTATATTTGACAGAAGTGGTGATATAATGTTCTTATATGCAAAAGAACAATACGATGTTACCAATCTCGTTCTTGAAAAATTAAAATGA
- a CDS encoding biotin/lipoate A/B protein ligase family protein — MNWHLIQSGFSTGQFNMEFDYQLALNCKEDDAYFRLYRWKPFCISIGANQNFSDVNLIKAEEDGIDVVKRPTGGRAILHAEELTYSVIIPLSYSLTPKEIYYKTSIALIKGLSLYNPALSKAELEPSQPYFPSVVNSPTGLICFASTAKNEVKFHGRKLIGSAQRKMQNTVLQHGSILCGDFHKKLPDYLALNQQQKENLKKELSEKTIEIESIVNKRVDYERLSECIIIGFENEFKIDFIDTTIKSTI, encoded by the coding sequence ATGAACTGGCATTTAATACAAAGCGGTTTTTCCACAGGTCAATTTAATATGGAATTCGACTATCAATTAGCTTTAAATTGTAAAGAGGACGATGCTTATTTTAGATTATATCGTTGGAAACCTTTTTGTATTTCGATAGGAGCTAACCAAAATTTTTCAGATGTCAATTTAATCAAAGCTGAAGAAGATGGAATTGATGTGGTTAAAAGACCAACAGGCGGTCGCGCAATCTTACATGCCGAAGAATTAACATACTCTGTCATAATTCCATTAAGTTATTCATTAACTCCTAAAGAAATTTACTATAAAACTTCTATAGCCTTAATAAAAGGATTATCTTTATATAACCCAGCTTTATCTAAAGCCGAACTGGAACCTTCTCAGCCCTACTTCCCTTCTGTGGTTAATTCTCCAACTGGTTTAATTTGTTTTGCATCAACAGCAAAAAATGAAGTAAAATTCCATGGTAGAAAATTAATTGGAAGTGCACAACGAAAAATGCAAAATACAGTCTTACAACATGGGTCAATTTTATGCGGTGACTTCCATAAAAAATTACCTGATTATTTAGCTCTTAATCAACAACAAAAAGAAAACTTGAAAAAAGAATTATCAGAAAAAACAATAGAAATTGAATCAATAGTGAATAAAAGAGTCGACTACGAAAGATTATCTGAGTGCATAATTATAGGATTTGAAAATGAATTCAAAATTGATTTTATTGATACAACAATAAAGAGTACAATATGA
- the panB gene encoding 3-methyl-2-oxobutanoate hydroxymethyltransferase — MSIQKDFKRITTKSLQLLKEQKIKITALTAYDFITAKILDKAGIDIILVGDSLSNVFQGNDTTLPVTMDEMIYHTKAVAKGVERAMIVVDMPFMSYQTNPDEAFRNAGRIMKETPASAVKLEGGKRIAETVKKITEVGIPVMGHVGLLPQSIHSYGSYEARGKSVKEAKAITEDAIALEQAGAFAVVLEKVPAKLAKSISSKLKIPTIGIGAGAFCDGQILVTPDMLGLNVDFHPRFVRYYANLAEEIDIAVKKYIDDVKNGKFPTAKESY, encoded by the coding sequence ATGAGTATTCAAAAAGATTTTAAAAGAATTACTACTAAGTCTCTTCAGCTGCTAAAAGAACAAAAAATAAAAATAACTGCATTAACGGCCTATGATTTTATAACAGCAAAAATTCTGGATAAGGCTGGCATAGATATAATTCTTGTCGGGGATTCACTAAGCAACGTTTTTCAAGGCAACGATACGACCTTACCTGTTACAATGGATGAAATGATTTATCATACCAAAGCTGTTGCCAAAGGAGTTGAAAGGGCAATGATTGTAGTTGATATGCCGTTTATGTCATACCAGACCAATCCAGATGAGGCATTTAGAAATGCAGGACGAATAATGAAAGAAACGCCGGCAAGCGCAGTAAAACTTGAGGGTGGTAAACGCATAGCTGAAACAGTTAAAAAAATTACTGAGGTTGGAATTCCTGTTATGGGTCACGTTGGTCTGCTTCCGCAAAGCATTCATTCCTATGGAAGCTATGAGGCGCGCGGAAAAAGTGTTAAAGAAGCAAAAGCAATCACCGAAGACGCAATTGCACTCGAACAGGCCGGAGCTTTTGCAGTAGTGCTGGAAAAAGTGCCGGCTAAACTGGCTAAATCAATTTCAAGTAAACTGAAAATACCGACAATTGGTATAGGTGCTGGAGCTTTTTGCGATGGTCAGATTCTTGTTACGCCTGATATGCTTGGGCTCAATGTTGATTTCCATCCAAGATTTGTAAGATATTATGCTAATCTCGCCGAAGAAATTGATATAGCAGTGAAAAAATATATCGATGATGTAAAAAATGGAAAATTTCCAACCGCTAAAGAAAGTTATTAA
- a CDS encoding OmpH family outer membrane protein yields MKKIIMLFLAFLFVSNFYAQTNSALKIGYIDSEIILSQYSEAVKAKSDLDALVAKWRATLDSMATDYQNEIANYQKQSNTMTPEKQREAQQKILEKEQKIQNFRDQKFSQPNGEYFTQQDKIMAPVKKKIFDVINQIAKEEGMQFVFDKAGDVVLLYADPQYDITYKVLDRLKRGK; encoded by the coding sequence GTGAAAAAAATCATAATGCTTTTTCTCGCTTTTTTATTTGTATCAAATTTTTATGCCCAAACAAATTCAGCGCTAAAAATTGGGTATATTGATTCTGAAATAATTTTATCACAATACTCAGAAGCAGTTAAAGCTAAAAGCGACTTGGACGCGCTGGTAGCAAAATGGAGGGCAACTTTAGACAGTATGGCAACCGATTATCAAAATGAAATTGCCAACTATCAAAAACAATCTAACACAATGACACCTGAAAAACAAAGAGAAGCTCAACAGAAAATTCTTGAAAAGGAACAGAAAATTCAGAATTTTAGGGACCAGAAGTTTAGTCAACCAAATGGAGAATATTTTACTCAACAGGATAAAATTATGGCTCCCGTAAAAAAGAAAATATTTGATGTAATTAACCAAATTGCTAAAGAAGAGGGTATGCAATTTGTTTTTGATAAGGCTGGTGATGTTGTACTTCTTTATGCTGACCCTCAATATGATATTACATACAAAGTGCTGGACAGGCTAAAGAGAGGCAAATAA